The genomic interval GACCTGGCCTTGGCCGGTTGCGACCTGGTGGGACATTTCGTGGCCAATCGGAGCGGGCATCGGCTGAACGCCGAGTTGGTCCGCGCGGTTTTGGCCGACGCCGCGGCCGCGGGCGATGTGCGCCAGTGCGCCTAGCACACCGATGATCATTCACTAGCGGGAAAGGCACTTGCCATGACATGCACGATTGCCGACCACGCCATTATCGATTCACGATCTGAGATCGCCGACGATGTCGAGATCGGTCCCTTCTGTGTGATCGGACCCCACGTTCGCATCGGCCGCGGCACGCGACTGGAAAATAACGTCACGCTGACCGGTCACGTGATGATCGGCGAGCAGAATCAAATTCACGCGAACGTGGTGATCGGCGGCCCGCCACAAGACCTGAGCTATCACGGCGGCGAGACCTGTGTGCAGATTGGCCACCGGAACATCATCCGCGAAGGGGTCACGATCAACCGCGCCACCGAGAAGGAAGCCGGCATCACCTCGCTGGGTGACGACAACTTCCTGATGGCCAATAGCCACGTTGCGCACGATTGCCGGCTGGGCAATCATATCGTGATCACCAACGGCACGCTGCTGGGCGGGCACGTGCATGTCGATGATTACGCCGCGCTGTCGGGTGGCTGCGCGGTGCATCATTACTCGTCGATCGGTCAATACAGTTTTGTGGCCGGCCTGAGTCGGGTGTTGCACGATGTGCCCCCGTTCATGCTGGTCGAGGGGCATCCCTCGCGGCCGCGCTGTATTAACGTCGTGGCGCTGAAGCGACACAACTTCTCGGACGCGGCGATCGACGCGCTGGCCGAGGCGCATCGGCTGTTGTATCGCGCCAAGATCGGCCTGCAACAAACGCGTGACACGCTACGCAACAAGTTTCAGTTGACGCCCCAGGTGTTGGCGCTGTTGGAATTCGTGCGTCAACAGCAAGACGGCAAGCATGGTCGGGCTCGGGAATCGGCGCGGAGGGCTGCATGAGGCCAATCAGGATCGCGGTCGTGGGGGGCGGCCACCTCGGTAAGATTCACACTCGTATTCTCCAGACGCTGCCCCAGTTCCAATTGGCCGGCGTGGTCGAACCCATCGCCGCCAGCCGTGAAGCCGTGGCCCAGCAGTTCAAGGTGCCGGTGTTCGATCGATTGGCCGCCGTGCGCGAGCAGATCGATGCGGCCGTAGTGGCGGCGCCCACTTGCACCCATCACGATCTTGGGCTCGAACTGTTGAACGCCGGGCTGCATGTGTTCATGGAAAAGCCGCTGGCCCCGTCGCACGACGAGGCTTCGGACCTGGTCGATGCCGCGCGAGCCGGCCGCCGCGTGCTGCAAGTCGGCCACGTCGAACGATTCAACCCGGCCTGGAGCGCCACGCTCGGCCAGGTGCGTGATCCGAAATACATCGAGGGGGTCCGCCGCGGGCCGTTCTCGTTCCGCTCGACCGACATCGGCGTGGTCTTGGACTTGATGATCCACGACATCGATCTGGTGTTGTCGATTGTCCATTCGCGCGTCCGTGGCGTCAGCGCGCTGGGCGTGGCCTTGTTCGGCCAGCAGGAAGACATCGCCCACGCACGAATTGAGTTCGAGAATGGCTGCATCGCGCAACTGAGCGCATCGCGGGCCAGCCATCAACCGGCCCGGACGATGCAGCTTTGGTCGCAACAGGCCTTTGCCGCGGTCGATTTCTCGACCCGCACGGCATCGATCGTGCGGCCCAGCGACGAAATCTTGCGCCACGAGCTCGATGTTCACACCTTGCCGGCCGAGCAGAAGGCCGCACTCAAGGATCGACTGCTCACGGAACATCTGCCGGTCGAGGTGCTCGAGTCACCGCCGGTCGACGCGATTACGGCCGAGTTGATCGACTTTGCCGAAAGCGTCGCTCAGGGACGCATGCCGCGCGTGTCGGGCGAACACGGCCGCAACGCCGTGGCCGTCGCCGAACAAGTGCTGCAAAGCATCGCCCAGCATCAATGGGACGGCCAAGCCGATGGCCGCGTCGGGCCGCTGCTACAGCCGCAACGCTTGGTCATTCCCTCGCCGCACTTCTTGTCGCGTCCGGCCAGCGTCCCGGCCGACCGCCGCGCGGCGGGATGACTCATAGCGTCACAACGCCGCTGATTAGAATTGCATCGGCGGCCAGAGCAAACCCTTCTCCCCCGGGGAGAAGGTGGCGGCGGTAGCCGACGGATGAGGGTCGCGCCTCAGGCTGATGTCGCACTCGATTGAGACTGGACCCTCATCCGGCCTTCGGCCACCTTCTCCCGAGGGGAGAAGGGTTGCTGCATGCTCGGTGATGATGGAGAGCAGAACCATTGCGCCGGCCGCTTACTCCTCTTCCTCCTCTTCGCGCATGTGGACGGCCTTTTCGATAATCTCTTTGAGGATGTTCCCCGGCACCACATCGTACCGGCAGAACTCGATCGTGTAGCTGCCTTGGCCACCAGTGATGCTCGACAAGCTGCGGGCGTAGGTCGACACCTCGGCCAGCGGCACCTCGGCCGTCACGGTTTGCAGATCGCCGCCGGCTGACTCCATGCCCAGCACGCGGCCGCGGCGGCCTGACATGTCGCTGTTGATATCACCGAGCTTGGCCCCTGGCACCGTCACGTGCAACGTGACAATCGGTTCGAGCAGCGTCGGCTTGGCTTGCTGGAACGTGTTGCGAAACGCCATCGAGCCGGCTGTTTTGAAGGCGGCTTCCGAGCTGTCGACCGGGTGATGCTTGCCGAAGAAAATCTCAGCGCACAGGTTTTGCACTTTGTAACCGGCGATCACGCCGCGCTCCATTCGCTCGCGAAAGCCCTTCTCGACCGCCGGCAGGAAGTTGTTCGGAATCGAACCGCCGACAATCGAATCGACCCACAGGAAGTTGATCTTCGGGTCGAAACGATACTCGCGCATCTGAGGAAAGCGCTCTTTCGACGCATACTCGGCGACGTCTGTCCCCTCGGGCATCGGATGGAGCCGAATATGGACTTCGCCGAATTGCCCGCGGCCCCCCGACTGTTTCTTGTGCCGGTAGCTCCCCTCGGCGCGGTTCTGAATGGTTTCGCGATAGGGAATCTTGGGCTCCTTGGTTTCGACGTCAACCTTGTCGCGCCGTTTGAGCTTCTCGCGAATCATGTTCAGGTGCAGTTCGCTCATGCCGGTCATCACCAGTTCTTTGGTCTGCGCGTCGCGATCGAGCCGCAAGGTCAAATCTTCTTCGACAATCTTGTGCAGCGCGCCCGACAACTTGGCCTCGTCGCCACGGTTCTTGGGCACGACGGCCAAGCCGACCATGGGCGTCGGGAACGGAATGTCGTGAACGACGAAATCGCCCAACAGCGTGCCGGTGTGCAGTTCCTCGTTCTTGGTCACGGCCACGATCTCGCCGGCGCCGGCTTCGTCGATCGGTTCCAGGTTCGCCCCTTGCACATGGAACAACTGGTGCAGCTTCACCCCCTTGCGAGTGCTGGTCGACGAAACGGTTTCTTCTTTGTGCAGCTTGCCCGAGAAAACTCGGATGTAGCTGATCCGCTGGACGAACGGGTCGATGCGGGTTTTGAAAACTTGGGCCACCAACGGGCCATCGTTCTCGGAGAGGATTTCCACGTCGACGCCGTCGGGGCGCGTGCCGTGGTGGGGCATTTGCGTGGGTGAGACGGCGCACGCCCCCAGCCCGTCGAGCAGCTCGTCCATGCCGACGCCCGTCTTGGCCGAGACGAAGAAGATGGGAATCAGCGTGCTGTGGGCCACGTCCAACAGGATCAGCCGGCTGATTTCTTCCTCGGTCGGCGGCGTTCCCTCGAAGTAGCGGGCGGTCACTTCGTCGTCATGCTCGATGATGGCTTCGAGCAGTTCGGTGCCGCACTTGTCGATCGGCGCGAGCGCCCCCACGGTGTCGGCCGGCGGCTTCAGGACATTGGCAACGCCGCGAAAGTCGTGACCCGAGCCGAGCGGTACGTTGTACGGCACACAGCCAGCACCGAACAGATCGTGCAGGTTCTTGAGCAGCACGGGGACATCGATGTTCTCGTTGTCCATCTTGTTGACGATGACCACCCGGGCCAGCCCTTCCTTGCCGGCTTCCTGGAAGGTGCGGCGGGTGTTCACTTCGATGCCGCTGTGAGCGTTGATGACGATGGCCGCGGTGTCGACTCCGCGTAGCGCGCCGATCGTGCTGCCGATAAAGTCCGGATAGCCTGGGGTGTCGATCAGATTGAACCACAGGCCGTTGTGTTCCAGGTGGACGACCTTGGCTTCGACGGTGTGCTTGTGTTGTTTCTCTTCCTCGTCAAAGTCACAAAAACTCGTGCCGTTATCAACGCTGATCGGATGCTTGACAGTGCCGGTCTTGACGAGCAACTGGTCGATCAGGGTCGTCTTCCCAGCGCCGCTATGACCGCACAAAGCAATGTTGCGAATGGTCTCCACGTTGCGAATCGACATCGTGTTCCCCCGCGTGGCTAGAGTTCCTGGCTAATCGGTCCTCCGGGACTCCGCAGTCCCTTTGGAATCGGTTGGCGATGCTAGTGATCGGCGTCCCTGGCGCGCGGCAGTCAGCCCTTCGCGCAGGGTCATGGTTGGTTCATAGAGCGCGCGGCCGACGATGCAGCCCTCGATGGGCAACTCGGCCAGGGCGCGCACGTCGTCGGCTTTGCTCACTCCGCCCGAGGCCACGATCGGCGTGTCGCACTCGGTACACATCGCGGCGACGGCCGCCAGATTCGGCCCCGACAGCATGCCGTCGGTGGCGATGTCGGTGTAAACGATGGCCGCCACGGGCTCGTCGGCAAAGCGTTGGGCCAGATCAATCGCCGACACGCCGCTGGTTTTCAACCAGCCATCGGTGGCGACTTGTCCGTCGCGCGCGTCGAGCCCCAGCACCAGCTTGTGCGGGTACTTGCGGCACATGGCGCGGAACCACTCGGGCTCGCGCAGGGCCCGCGTGCCGACGACCAGGCGCGCGATGCCGAGCGCCAGCAACTCTTGAATGATCGACTCGTCGCGGATGCCGCCGCCCAGTTGGCACGGGACGTCGATCGAGCGAACGATGCTGGCGATGACCGCGGCGTTGGCGGCCCGACCGTCGCGCGCACCGTCCAGGTCGACCAGATGGAGCCGGTCGGCCCCTTGCTCGACCCAGTGCCGGGCCATGGCCGTCGGGTCTTCGCCGAAGATGGTTTCGCGGTTGTAGTCACCCTGCTCGAGGCGCACGCACTTGCCGCCGCGCAAATCGATGGCCGGCCAAACCTGCAACTCGCCTAACGCCTTGCGCACGCCACGACTCCCTGCGCTGCCTAACGAACCGCTTCCCGACGGAATCCCCGCCGGCCCCACGCTGCGCACGTGCAGTGGGCGACCAGCGCGGCCGACCCACGGTCTGCCGCGCTCACCCAGCTAATATGCCAGAGTTCCCGCCGCATGCAATCCAATTTGCCCCGAACAACGCCGGTTGACACGCCGGAGCAGGTAGCCATTTAGACAGCCACCGCCCGACTGCGTATCATGGTCAGCCACGGCGGTGGCATTTCCGGGTGCGACATTGAGGATGGAGTTCACATGGTTCGATCACACAGTTGTCGGGCGCGCGCGTTAGGGCTGGCGACGCTTTTCATGGCCATTTTGCCGACGTTGGCGTGGGGCGACGAGCGGACGCCGCGGCAGGTGGCCGAGGAGTTGGTCGCCGCCTACGCCCAGGACATTCCCGATCTGAAGTACACCTCGACCGTGGCGCTGATCGGTCGTTTGGCCTATGGACGCGAGACGAGCGATTCGCAACATGCCAAGGGCGTGCGGGCTATCTTGTTGCCGTACCTCGATGGTTCGAAGCCGGTGAACAGCGAGAAGCTGTCGGCCAGCGATCTGGCCGGGCACCTGGTCTTTGCCGCGCTCTACGGGTCGTTGAGCGATGATCCCAAGCTGCAAGATTCCGCCCGTCGGCTGATTCTCGCGGCCGCCGATCGCGCCTGCGATGCCCAGGGACAGCCGCGGCCCAATATTCACAGCCAAATGAGCGACGCCACGTTCATGGCTTGCCCGCTGCTGTCGATTGCCGGGGCGCTGTCGGGAGATTCCAAATACTTTCAACAGGCGTTGCGCTATGCCCAGTTGGTGAAGAAGCTCGATCTGCGCGACGACGGGCTCTATCGCCATTCGCCCAAGTGCGAAGCGGCTTGGGGGCGCGGCAATGCGTTCCCGTTGCTGGGGCTGGTGCATACGCTGCACGTTTACCCTGACAAGGAACCGGGGCGCGACGAGTTGGCCAAGATGTTCCAGGATCATGCCGCGGCCTTGCTCAAGCATCAAGACGCCGACGGGGCGTGGCACCAGGTGATCGATCATCCTGAAAGCTATGCCGAGCTGACCTGCACGTGCATGATCGCGTCGAGTTACCTTAAGGCGATTGAAGATGGTCTGCTCGCGCGCGACAAGTACGCGCCTGCGGTTCGCCAAGCCTGGCAAGCGGCCCTGACGCGCATCGGCCCCCAGGGGAACCTGCGCGACGTGTGCGAAGGGACCGGTTCCCAGACCAGCCTGCAGGCCTACTTCGACCGCAAGGCCCTGTCGGGGCGCGATCGGCGCGGCGGCTCGATGGCCTTGATGTTCGCCGTCGGCATGATGCATTTTCCGGAGCAGAAGTAGTAAGTTTGCGATTCTATGTGTGGGTAGCCCCGACAACTTGTTGTCGGGGTTGCGCAGCAACAAGAGGGACCGTATCCGGCATCAGTCGCCGATACACTCCGTCCACGATGCCTCTTGTCGCTCTCGCGACCCGGACAGACAAGCTGTCCGGGCTACCCAGTGTTAATGTCAATCCAGATTGTTGTATCCCCGCAGAAAGCACCGCATGCGACACGCTTCGATCGATCCCAAATTGTTCGCCGACAACCGCCGCCGGCTGGTCGAGATTCTGCCCGAGAACTCGTTGGCCGTGGCCAACGCCAACGACGTGCTGCCGACCAATGCCGATGGCACGCTGCTCATGCACGCGAACGCCGATTTGTTCTTTCTGACCGGCGTTGAGCAGGAAGAGTCGCGACT from Planctomycetota bacterium carries:
- the lpxA gene encoding acyl-ACP--UDP-N-acetylglucosamine O-acyltransferase, coding for MTCTIADHAIIDSRSEIADDVEIGPFCVIGPHVRIGRGTRLENNVTLTGHVMIGEQNQIHANVVIGGPPQDLSYHGGETCVQIGHRNIIREGVTINRATEKEAGITSLGDDNFLMANSHVAHDCRLGNHIVITNGTLLGGHVHVDDYAALSGGCAVHHYSSIGQYSFVAGLSRVLHDVPPFMLVEGHPSRPRCINVVALKRHNFSDAAIDALAEAHRLLYRAKIGLQQTRDTLRNKFQLTPQVLALLEFVRQQQDGKHGRARESARRAA
- a CDS encoding Gfo/Idh/MocA family oxidoreductase — its product is MRPIRIAVVGGGHLGKIHTRILQTLPQFQLAGVVEPIAASREAVAQQFKVPVFDRLAAVREQIDAAVVAAPTCTHHDLGLELLNAGLHVFMEKPLAPSHDEASDLVDAARAGRRVLQVGHVERFNPAWSATLGQVRDPKYIEGVRRGPFSFRSTDIGVVLDLMIHDIDLVLSIVHSRVRGVSALGVALFGQQEDIAHARIEFENGCIAQLSASRASHQPARTMQLWSQQAFAAVDFSTRTASIVRPSDEILRHELDVHTLPAEQKAALKDRLLTEHLPVEVLESPPVDAITAELIDFAESVAQGRMPRVSGEHGRNAVAVAEQVLQSIAQHQWDGQADGRVGPLLQPQRLVIPSPHFLSRPASVPADRRAAG
- a CDS encoding elongation factor G, with the protein product MSIRNVETIRNIALCGHSGAGKTTLIDQLLVKTGTVKHPISVDNGTSFCDFDEEEKQHKHTVEAKVVHLEHNGLWFNLIDTPGYPDFIGSTIGALRGVDTAAIVINAHSGIEVNTRRTFQEAGKEGLARVVIVNKMDNENIDVPVLLKNLHDLFGAGCVPYNVPLGSGHDFRGVANVLKPPADTVGALAPIDKCGTELLEAIIEHDDEVTARYFEGTPPTEEEISRLILLDVAHSTLIPIFFVSAKTGVGMDELLDGLGACAVSPTQMPHHGTRPDGVDVEILSENDGPLVAQVFKTRIDPFVQRISYIRVFSGKLHKEETVSSTSTRKGVKLHQLFHVQGANLEPIDEAGAGEIVAVTKNEELHTGTLLGDFVVHDIPFPTPMVGLAVVPKNRGDEAKLSGALHKIVEEDLTLRLDRDAQTKELVMTGMSELHLNMIREKLKRRDKVDVETKEPKIPYRETIQNRAEGSYRHKKQSGGRGQFGEVHIRLHPMPEGTDVAEYASKERFPQMREYRFDPKINFLWVDSIVGGSIPNNFLPAVEKGFRERMERGVIAGYKVQNLCAEIFFGKHHPVDSSEAAFKTAGSMAFRNTFQQAKPTLLEPIVTLHVTVPGAKLGDINSDMSGRRGRVLGMESAGGDLQTVTAEVPLAEVSTYARSLSSITGGQGSYTIEFCRYDVVPGNILKEIIEKAVHMREEEEEE
- the hisA gene encoding 1-(5-phosphoribosyl)-5-[(5-phosphoribosylamino)methylideneamino]imidazole-4-carboxamide isomerase: MQVWPAIDLRGGKCVRLEQGDYNRETIFGEDPTAMARHWVEQGADRLHLVDLDGARDGRAANAAVIASIVRSIDVPCQLGGGIRDESIIQELLALGIARLVVGTRALREPEWFRAMCRKYPHKLVLGLDARDGQVATDGWLKTSGVSAIDLAQRFADEPVAAIVYTDIATDGMLSGPNLAAVAAMCTECDTPIVASGGVSKADDVRALAELPIEGCIVGRALYEPTMTLREGLTAARQGRRSLASPTDSKGTAESRRTD
- a CDS encoding glycoside hydrolase family 88 protein — translated: MAILPTLAWGDERTPRQVAEELVAAYAQDIPDLKYTSTVALIGRLAYGRETSDSQHAKGVRAILLPYLDGSKPVNSEKLSASDLAGHLVFAALYGSLSDDPKLQDSARRLILAAADRACDAQGQPRPNIHSQMSDATFMACPLLSIAGALSGDSKYFQQALRYAQLVKKLDLRDDGLYRHSPKCEAAWGRGNAFPLLGLVHTLHVYPDKEPGRDELAKMFQDHAAALLKHQDADGAWHQVIDHPESYAELTCTCMIASSYLKAIEDGLLARDKYAPAVRQAWQAALTRIGPQGNLRDVCEGTGSQTSLQAYFDRKALSGRDRRGGSMALMFAVGMMHFPEQK